From a region of the Kaistia sp. 32K genome:
- a CDS encoding glucose-1-phosphate cytidylyltransferase, whose amino-acid sequence MKVVLFCGGLGTRIREYPESIPKPMIPIGQQPILWHLMNYYSQYGHTDFVLCTGYKANVIKDFFLNYRPQAYADCVVSDFGAKVEMLGTPEQDWRVALIDTGMWRNIGERLLAVRDHVRNEEIFLANYSDGLSDVDLTEMIARFRASGKLACFLAVRPQLSFHFADIAGDGAVKGFATSDRSDLWINGGFFLFRPGIFDFVREGEELVLEPFARLIEAGELMAYKYEGFWRAMDTLKDRQVLEEMVEQGRMPWRQAERAGSTTPLAISAS is encoded by the coding sequence ATGAAGGTCGTTCTGTTCTGCGGCGGGCTCGGGACGCGCATCCGCGAATATCCCGAGAGCATCCCCAAGCCGATGATCCCGATCGGCCAGCAGCCGATCCTCTGGCACCTGATGAACTACTACAGCCAGTACGGGCACACCGATTTCGTGCTCTGTACCGGCTACAAGGCGAATGTCATCAAGGACTTCTTCCTGAACTATCGGCCGCAGGCCTATGCGGATTGCGTCGTCTCGGACTTCGGCGCCAAGGTCGAGATGCTGGGCACGCCGGAGCAGGATTGGCGCGTGGCGCTGATCGATACCGGGATGTGGCGCAATATCGGCGAGCGGCTGCTGGCGGTTCGCGACCACGTCCGCAACGAGGAGATTTTCCTCGCCAATTACAGCGACGGCCTCAGCGACGTGGATCTGACCGAAATGATCGCGCGGTTCCGCGCGAGCGGTAAACTCGCCTGCTTCCTGGCGGTGCGCCCGCAGCTCAGTTTCCATTTTGCCGATATCGCCGGCGACGGGGCGGTCAAGGGTTTCGCCACTTCCGATCGCTCGGATCTCTGGATCAATGGCGGCTTCTTCCTGTTCAGGCCCGGCATCTTCGACTTTGTCCGCGAGGGTGAGGAGCTGGTGCTCGAGCCTTTCGCGAGGCTGATCGAGGCGGGAGAGCTGATGGCCTACAAATATGAGGGCTTCTGGCGCGCCATGGACACGTTGAAGGACCGCCAGGTCCTGGAGGAGATGGTCGAGCAGGGGCGGATGCCATGGCGGCAGGCGGAACGCGCCGGATCGACCACGCCGCTGGCGATCTCCGCCTCATGA